One window from the genome of Lachancea thermotolerans CBS 6340 chromosome B complete sequence encodes:
- the MPS3 gene encoding Mps3p (weakly similar to uniprot|P47069 Saccharomyces cerevisiae YJL019W MPS3 Essential integral membrane protein required for spindle pole body duplication and for nuclear fusion localizes to the spindle pole body half bridge interacts with DnaJ-like chaperone Jem1p and with centrin homolog Cdc31p) encodes MDTSTHSRGFYNSKTEDAYNQMLADRRSERSAQISDSDDSVSADFSNEMLDFSNSSSHSDLGINEDYEHFKTSLLQDDWGEPLEDDDDEDYTEEADQSFIMESDAAEALSRGPDYHIKSFSTWIRGSLVPLVASLVVVVLAIMVLAPGGSPQAPEIQNAVPGTNAQLRTQLNSLYREFQEEKKAAKKDLDNAIKLIILQVEKHMKQLLPRDLGSVNSQLRRLDTQVQDLSQSLSLNNVTEWQESLMHELERLLPDQIPVVLDNSTNALMVVPELHRYLAEVIPQAVNRTLPRGLAAPFNYDAGQYVREILRDEYEYVDKSDFLRELDSALRVNKEDILREMEARISTLENVPQQYSNVLQRKLIHKIYNANQHQWQDDVDFATVAQGTRILNHLCSSTFKGHQGIPPNGVSPLDLLADTPAATSTYWLCKDKRATGSCSWAMHFAQPLYLTRISYLHGRFTNNLHLMNSAPKSIAVYVKLQSPPTAEFQRIAAKHGQGAVWDRDNSFVEIGSWDYDVSDARIRQYFLLPPWFVQCKPQVRSLALVVRSNHGNTHYTALRKFVINAVTAQDLQLSSTYAQQRQFEIPEYASPFEDRERSRASQIAAWQRRGPSDADPAVPSFGQDEYDR; translated from the coding sequence ATGGATACGAGTACCCATTCTCGGGGCTTTTATAACAGTAAGACTGAAGACGCCTATAATCAAATGCTGGCGGATAGGAGGAGCGAAAGATCCGCGCAGATCAGCGATTCTGACGACTCCGTGAGCGCCGATTTCTCTAACGAGATGCTTGATTTCAGCAATAGCTCGAGTCATAGCGATCTGGGGATCAATGAAGACTACGAGCACTTCAAAACCTCGCTGCTGCAAGATGATTGGGGCGAACCGCTGgaagatgacgatgacgaggaCTACACAGAGGAAGCAGACCAAAGCTTTATTATGGAGAGCGACGCAGCGGAAGCGCTTAGCCGCGGCCCAGATTACCATATTAAAAGCTTCAGCACTTGGATACGAGGGTCACTTGTCCCGCTGGTAGCGTCTCTGGTGGTCGTGGTCCTCGCGATAATGGTATTGGCGCCAGGCGGATCCCCGCAAGCCCCGGAAATTCAAAACGCAGTTCCAGGTACCAACGCTCAGCTCCGTACGCAACTGAACTCTCTCTATCGCGAGTTCcaagaggaaaagaaggccgcCAAAAAGGACCTCGACAATGCCATAAAGCTCATAATACTACAAGTGGAGAAGCATATGAAACAGCTTCTTCCACGGGACCTAGGATCTGTCAACTCTCAACTGCGACGTCTTGACACACAAGTTCAGGACCTATCCCaaagcctgagcctgaATAACGTCACCGAGTGGCAAGAATCGCTCATGCACGAGCTAGAGCGGTTGCTCCCTGACCAGATCCCCGTGGTGTTGGATAACTCTACCAATGCGTTGATGGTAGTGCCGGAACTGCATAGATATCTCGCCGAAGTTATACCGCAAGCTGTAAACCGTACGCTGCCGAGGGGCCTGGCGGCTCCCTTTAATTACGACGCAGGTCAGTATGTGCGGGAGATCCTCAGAGATGAGTATGAGTACGTGGACAAGTCTGACTTCCTGCGTGAACTGGATTCGGCGCTGCGCGTCAACAAAGAAGACATCCTCCGCGAGATGGAGGCGCGTATCTCTACGCTCGAGAACGTCCCTCAACAATATTCGAACGTGCTCCAACGCAAACTAATACACAAGATTTACAATGCAAACCAACACCAGTGGCAAGACGATGTGGACTTCGCGACCGTAGCGCAAGGCACGCGCATCCTGAACCACTTGTGCTCTTCCACCTTTAAGGGCCATCAGGGTATCCCACCGAACGGTGTCTCACCACTGGACTTGCTCGCAGATACACCCGCTGCGACATCCACCTACTGGCTGTGCAAAGACAAGCGCGCCACGGGCTCTTGCTCCTGGGCCATGCACTTTGCGCAGCCGCTGTACTTGACCCGTATCTCATACTTGCATGGGCGTTTCACGAACAACCTACACCTAATGAACTCCGCGCCTAAGTCGATCGCCGTGTACGTTAAGCTACAGTCCCCACCTACAGCGGAGTTCCAGCGTATTGCGGCCAAACACGGGCAGGGGGCCGTTTGGGACCGCGACaactcttttgttgagataGGCTCGTGGGACTACGATGTCAGTGACGCTCGCATCCGCCAGTACTTCCTGCTCCCACCTTGGTTCGTCCAGTGCAAGCCCCAGGTTCGCAGTCTGGCCCTTGTTGTCCGCTCTAACCACGGAAACACTCACTACACTGCGCTACGAAAGTTTGTGATCAACGCTGTAACTGCTCAAGATTTGCAGCTGAGCTCTACATATGCTCAGCAGAGGCAGTTCGAAATCCCAGAGTATGCCTCCCCTTTCGAGGATCGTGAAAGATCCCGTGCTTCGCAGATTGCAGCCTGGCAACGGCGCGGGCCATCGGACGCTGACCCCGCAGTACCCTCGTTCGGCCAAGATGAATACGACAGATAA
- the MRPS35 gene encoding mitochondrial 37S ribosomal protein mS45 (similar to uniprot|P53292 Saccharomyces cerevisiae YGR165W MRPS35 Mitochondrial ribosomal protein of the small subunit), translated as MLSPARSGPALQQVQLQQVRFISRRRTAYPFYAFKRLGKQHPKKHDSNLKYAMRQFLGPKNFKGEYVYNKYYGVPQNHEPNYIMPEIERGQSLKDNVTGEQLAIQTDGSIAPARVGAGRPRDPVSGKRKLQPFPSNRHCLTNRVLGEELKLQVHDDIQNKHLSAQEVSQKYGLKIPRVEAAVKLVELEQKWEKYNRIAPSLKSMSSVLYKMFPLFVPRVEVSRENLSEIPVPAKALRSRFMTIAESEPFGPIDAAKALELEPAAETLEKLATLGEHSAHHASRSSAHKEKVIYGELLKGEKSLFKFENKHVGKVGFRYGSGNRDSKKDRKIGFNELGKMVYL; from the exons ATGCTAAGTCCAGCCCGCTCGGGTCCAGCACTACAGCAAGTTCAATTACAGCAGGTGCGCTTTATCTCGCGAAGGAGAACTGCGTATCCATTCTATGCATTCAAAAGACTGGGTAAGCAACACCCAAAGAAGCATGACAGTAATCTGAAGTATGCTATGCGCCAGTTTTTGGGcccaaagaacttcaagggTGAATATGTTTACAACAAGTACTACGGGGTGCCTCAGAACCACGAACCCAACTACATAATGCCGGAGATCGAAAGAGGccagagcttgaaagacaaCGTGACCGGGGAGCAATTGGCTATTCAGACGGACGGCTCTATTGCGCCTGCTCGCGTGGGTGCAGGACGTCCGCGCGATCCCGTTTCCGGCAAGCGCAAGCTGCAACCGTTCCCTAGCAACAGGCATTGTCTTACGAACCGTGTTTTGGgcgaagagctcaagctACAAGTACACGACGACATCCAAAACAAACACCTCTCAGCACAGGAGGTGTCCCAGAAATATGGCCTCAAAATTCCCCGGGTGGAGGCCGCGGTCAAGTTGGTGGAACTCGAACAGAAATGGGAAAAATAC AACCGCATCGCGCCAAGCTTAAAGAGCATGTCTTCCGTGCTTTACAAGATGTTCCCGCTTTTCGTCCCTCGGGTCGAGGTTTCTAGGGAAAATCTATCTGAAATTCCAGTTCCCGCGAAAGCGCTAAGGTCCAGGTTTATGACTATTGCAGAGTCCGAGCCTTTTGGGCCAATCGACGCTGCTAAAGCCTTGGAACTGGAACCTGCCGCGGAGaccttggaaaagcttgcCACGCTGGGCGAACATTCTGCTCACCACGCATCAAGGTCTTCGGCACACAAGGAGAAAGTTATTTACGGCGAGTTGTTGAAGGGCGAAAAGTCTTTGttcaagtttgaaaacaaacatGTCGGCAAAGTCGGGTTTCGTTATGGTTCAGGTAATCGCGACAGTAAAAAAGACCGTAAAATCGGATTTAATGAACTTGGTAAGATGGTGTATTTGTGA
- the TRS65 gene encoding Trs65p (similar to uniprot|P32893 Saccharomyces cerevisiae YGR166W KRE11 Protein involved in biosynthesis of cell wall beta-glucans subunit of the TRAPP (transport protein particle) complex which is involved in the late steps of endoplasmic reticulum to Golgi transport) has translation MKILLPLDKHLDSGPESIENSHEDRKFIVFNEDLRVFFKGDQARIESISVFINEACVYSSSQPARSIKEREHDLWELHRSIVVDHIFNSNIVMNNGHKNTLRIVVEYRSCAGRSTPQSARSSPDLPDLLPSFEPLNSGRTASASPQKMSMPKLQTAELAFPIHSLLNARLRSVAVHTNQCIFSSLDLQSSKSCHTMMTLYDLARIRMSIKEIDYRIVRNFSSVPVKPLCQLELPLEMGLWDSYSVNYQLPQTKNLDSHRVRVSLYYILEVGNYNFVVRTCWETDVNVRKQSAPTALPSQPTSIISTPMLTPSMIFASSVNSLVANKLNNVKFKFLTSRITCRKGFKFSLPLQIVNQSQSPLEIVVYCTNSAIQPQGQLPVEKEYQMHKRWMKITEGIVLLSSDHKLPTIPVSETFCANLEFVAIQSGYYHSIPGLKVLDLNTQEIMNVGNGVKVLVE, from the coding sequence ATGAAAATATTACTTCCCTTGGATAAGCATCTCGACTCTGGACCGGAATCCATCGAGAATTCTCATGAGGATCGGAAATTTATTGTTTTCAACGAGGATCTACGCGTGTTCTTCAAGGGCGACCAAGCTAGAATCGAAAGCATATCAGTCTTCATCAATGAAGCTTGTGTGTATAGCTCTAGCCAGCCTGCAAGATCAATCAAAGAACGTGAACATGATCTTTGGGAACTTCACCGGTCCATCGTCGTGGACCACATCTTCAACTCCAATATAGTCATGAATAATGGCCACAAGAACACCCTGCGGATTGTCGTAGAGTATCGGTCGTGCGCAGGCAGAAGTACCCCGCAAAGCGCTAGGAGTTCGCCAGACCTGCCAGATCTTCTGCCATCTTTCGAGCCCCTTAATTCTGGCCGTACCGCTTCGGCTAGCCCACAGAAGATGTCAATGCCCAAGCTACAGACCGCAGAACTAGCATTTCCCATACATTCCTTATTGAATGCACGGTTGAGAAGTGTTGCTGTTCACACAAACCAATGCATATTTTCCTCGCTCGACCTGCAAAGCTCCAAGTCCTGCCACACCATGATGACACTTTATGATCTGGCGCGCATAAGAATGTCcatcaaagagattgaCTATAGGATAGTTCGTAATTTCTCCAGCGTGCCGGTGAAACCTCTTTGCCAATTGGAGCTTCCGTTAGAAATGGGACTCTGGGACAGCTATAGTGTCAATTACCAACTTCCACAAACGAAGAACTTAGACTCACATCGCGTCCGTGTTTCGTTGTATTATATTTTGGAAGTTGGCAACTACAATTTTGTGGTTCGCACCTGCTGGGAAACGGACGTCAACGTGAGGAAGCAAAGTGCTCCAACAGCTCTTCCCTCTCAGCCCACTTCTATCATATCAACCCCCATGCTAACACCTTCGATGATATTTGCGTCTTCCGTAAACTCTCTAGTTGCCAACAAGCTCAATAACGTGAAATTCAAGTTTCTGACTAGCCGCATAACCTGCAGAAAAggcttcaaattttcattGCCGCTGCAGATTGTCAACCAGTCGCAGTCGCCGCTTGAGATAGTTGTCTACTGCACAAACTCGGCAATACAGCCGCAAGGGCAACTCCCAGTCGAGAAGGAGTATCAGATGCATAAGAGGTGGATGAAGATTACAGAAGGAATCGTGCTACTCTCAAGCGACCACAAATTGCCCACGATTCCTGTGTCTGAGACCTTTTGCGCAAATCTGGAATTTGTCGCCATACAGTCTGGATATTACCATAGCATCCCGGGACTCAAAGTGTTGGACTTAAACACACAAGAAATAATGAATGTCGGGAATGGTGTCAAGGTTTTGGTTGAATAA
- the CLC1 gene encoding clathrin light chain CLC1 (similar to uniprot|P17891 Saccharomyces cerevisiae YGR167W CLC1 Clathrin light chain): protein MADKFPPLENEDFDTEVTAGQEETDFLKREAELLGDEFKTEEDSEFLQENKNDELENFEEQYPALDEGAAVSKAEGQAQADDDDDFGEPQSAVSQNARATNSEAIAKWKESRDKEISERDASQEKAKAELQEKAVKHMDDFYDNYNRKKEQQLKDTEAEAEKFSKEREGFFNQDNTTWDRVLQLINVDDADLVAGRDRSKFKEILLKLKGNKNAPGA, encoded by the coding sequence ATGGCCGACAAATTCCCACCATTAGAAAATGAGGACTTCGATACAGAAGTTACCGCGGGTCAAGAAGAGACcgatttcttgaaaagagaggCCGAGCTCCTGGGTGACGAATTCAAAACTGAAGAGGACTCTGAGTTTCTCCAGGAAAATAAGAACGACGAACTAGAGAATTTTGAGGAGCAATACCCGGCGCTTGATGAAGGTGCTGCGGTTTCCAAGGCTGAAGGCCAGGCTCAAGctgacgacgatgacgactTTGGCGAGCCTCAATCAGCAGTAAGCCAGAACGCCAGGGCCACAAATTCCGAAGCGATTGCCAAGTGGAAAGAAAGTCGCGACAAAGAGATCAGCGAGAGGGATGCttcccaagaaaaagccaaggCTGAGCTGCAGGAAAAGGCAGTCAAGCACATGGACGACTTTTACGATAACTACAATAGGaaaaaagagcagcagctcaagGATACAGAGGCCGAGGCTGAGAAGTTTTCCAAGGAAAGGGAAGGCTTTTTCAACCAAGACAACACCACTTGGGATCGTGTTCTGCAATTAATAAATGTGGACGATGCTGACCTAGTAGCCGGGAGAGATCGgtcaaagttcaaagaaattctGCTCAAGCTAAAGGGAAACAAGAACGCCCCAGGGgcttga
- the PEX35 gene encoding Pex35p (weakly similar to uniprot|P53293 Saccharomyces cerevisiae YGR168C Hypothetical ORF) encodes MNKALSKIIAIILSEPITMRQVLRRALAVYGLASILSLVKLRRASAGIRRALVIGIFQNASWLLALLNGYPVARKVLKNKFLSFNAALVAAMQLMLPPWVSSYALVESIVDAVRNIHVSIAGSVHFDDVTSNSVRQAALSLLLPLLWKTRNARVKSLLFDRKSVARDFLALFALWNTISLYSFVKSSLYKKEDRQKRRGPDTNKDRETHNALNSRVLKDKFREISELRTSRGTWDKVISCCFGENLTIAAKWAIWRQLLWFLMRVEKKPCSNLQLSSMLMLGFYVLDSSYSRMFVRPGVLRYLARVLVADKLQHRGDWQKTALWAGFNLSLWSKIQEEGQRP; translated from the coding sequence ATGAACAAAGCGTTATCGAAGATAATAGCTATTATACTGAGCGAGCCGATAACTATGCGGCAGGTTCTGCGAAGAGCTCTGGCCGTATACGGCCTGGCATCCATTCTCTCTTTAGTCAAGCTGCGCCGCGCTAGCGCCGGAATAAGGCGCGCGCTTGTGATCGGGATTTTCCAGAACGCTTCCTGGCTACTTGCACTGCTTAACGGGTATCCTGTTGCTCGTAAGgtgctgaaaaacaagtttcTTTCATTCAACGCGGCCCTGGTGGCTGCGATGCAGCTTATGCTCCCTCCGTGGGTGAGCAGTTACGCACTCGTGGAATCAATAGTAGATGCTGTCAGAAATATACATGTATCAATCGCAGGATCTGTACACTTCGACGACGTAACCTCTAACTCGGTAAGGCAAGCGGCTTTGTCACTACTGTTACCGTTGCTTTGGAAAACCCGCAATGCCCGCGTCAAGAGCCTTCTCTTCGACCGCAAATCGGTCGCGAGAGACTTTCTAGCTTTGTTTGCTTTGTGGAATACGATCTCATTATATTCGTTCGTCAAGTCATCTCTGtataaaaaagaagacagGCAGAAACGCAGAGGCCCTGATACCAATAAGGACCGCGAAACCCACAACGCGCTGAATTCCCGCGTCCTCAAAGACAAGTTTCGGGAAATCAGTGAGCTAAGAACGTCTCGCGGAACCTGGGACAAAGTTATTAGCTGTTGCTTTGGTGAGAACCTCACGATCGCTGCAAAATGGGCTATCTGGAggcagcttctttggtttttgatgCGTGTTGAGAAGAAACCTTGCTCGAACCTGCAACTATCATCTATGCTAATGTTGGGCTTCTACGTGCTTGATAGCAGTTACAGTCGCATGTTTGTAAGGCCAGGCGTGCTGCGCTACCTTGCAAGGGTACTGGTCGCCGACAAGCTTCAACACAGAGGCGATTGGCAGAAAACCGCCCTGTGGGCAGGATTCAATTTGTCTCTCTGGAGTAAAATACAGGAGGAAGGACAGAGACCTTAA
- the BBC1 gene encoding Bbc1p (weakly similar to uniprot|P47068 Saccharomyces cerevisiae YJL020C BBC1 Protein possibly involved in assembly of actin patches interacts with an actin assembly factor Las17p and with the SH3 domains of Type I myosins Myo3p and Myo5p localized predominantly to cortical actin patches), whose amino-acid sequence MEEPEPPFTVIAQFPYTSEHDDDLNFEKGSLITVQSIEDDEWYFGEYQDESGTYKEGIFPRSFVKLAGDEEPSKPVEDPLDRVPSPTQNPGAVASSERNSIPAQEEDVYSSEQEEDPKNSAEHNAASQAASVPVPVPVPVPAPITSSVKQEKANQPLQAEAGETKKAPVPIFPASFPNFGGVESGLDKSPVAPQASSADMPRDSEEDQPKMSLKQRIAMLQEQQRLQQEREQELVQKKLEKKKKQERHEAAVIEASSTEALVIGEEQPEHPQEDSVPSTPEESAGPQLPSSTTVANDESTSVRRDTSEQEAAEGTQATIGGAEQERQLKDHETDDAESEGGHAAAEEEDEEARRAALRERMAKLAGAGRMGMPGSFNPFGIPIAPPEATAAKTKKPEETSKGDKEVSNLPRAVPVMPFADPNALPMFKNKALDTSEKEALSDSSEVPKESAGISDPRDEENDQGSGHVVEEVISKNGASKSAHEYAKLAAPPPPLDTPGMEADAEEEAGMVENNYFGKDARHTTVQPTQSETATPVKSQTPTQSPPIEMNRSNSKSDLASDSDGYLSSVEDISETGPKFPKDIPHLSKHAVKNAFSSTRSLSSGIESTGDGTEANLGQNKEGGFDVVKAAQDTRLDTATLNEYVPPHSNYLTNQHGEANIRAPPVPSAPPVPLRPSVDRVLPTDGDGERPSEAFGASTSREAPPVPTGGSAPPIPVEKRAPPVPPVGGVPPIPLEKSTPQIPSSRGAPQVPTDKGVPPIPTNKGAPPVPTGKQPLPIPSEPISRSTQHSATDRGHPDVPPVPSVPHAVNPIPSENLTESNSKIGSISSEADTPNQFASSTQKTPKEAPPPPPPIATKNENILEEGPKSPPPPPPPSVSQPSRRHNSVSSVGREKRNSGIPEVPRNIPPIPVATASHAPPSSAPSPSKSIPESFKNTEHSVPSSQAPSGPAGKEMKRSQTFEANLENQRPCIKFDAAEEWWLTKSIPAGLIGNNRLKYLWEMDENRIEKRGKEQWVMRDFYFLFEDYSQLHVTVTFNEANPQLSVKFWEEFIPRPSAGHDLEKFASKIGYKIFEQANQLINTSSRNFVPKLIEGSREPAIPPIASRTFGVPLLTYSPESTLDEDALKLIRPGDILAVRRGKFQSHGKLLQKTTHEIGMDAVPFAGVITEYDFSKHKFRVIEEHNGKIKQSSYRVHDMKSGKLKVYRVVGRSYVGW is encoded by the coding sequence ATGGAGGAACCGGAGCCTCCATTTACTGTGATAGCCCAATTCCCATACACTTCGGAACATGACGACGACTTGAACTTCGAGAAAGGTAGCCTGATTACAGTGCAATCcattgaagatgacgagTGGTATTTTGGTGAATATCAGGACGAGAGCGGGACCTATAAGGAGGgcatttttccaagaagctttgtTAAGCTAGCCGGAGACGAGGAGCCTAGCAAGCCGGTGGAAGATCCCTTGGACCGAGTTCCATCCCCTACCCAAAACCCGGGCGCAGTTGCTTCGTCGGAGAGGAATTCGATCCCGGCCCAAGAAGAGGATGTTTATTCTTCTGAGCAGGAGGAGGATCCCAAGAACTCAGCGGAACACAATGCTGCTTCACAAGCAGCGTCCGTTCCGGTTCCAGTTCCGGTCCCAGTTCCGGCCCCGATCACAAGTTCTGTCAAGCAAGAGAAGGCTAACCAGCCTCTTCAAGCGGAAGCTGGTGAGACGAAGAAGGCGCCTGTGCCTATCTTTCCTGCATCATTCCCAAACTTTGGAGGCGTGGAATCAGGACTTGATAAAAGTCCGGTagctcctcaagcttcTAGCGCGGACATGCCAAGAGATAGCGAGGAAGATCAGCCAAAGATGAGCCTCAAGCAAAGGATTGCGATGCTACAGGAGCAGCAGAGACTACAGCAGGAGCGCGAGCAGGAGCTGGtgcaaaagaagcttgaaaaaaagaagaagcaagaacGCCATGAAGCAGCTGTAATTGAAGCCAGCTCCACTGAGGCACTTGTGATCGGTGAGGAACAACCTGAGCATCCCCAGGAAGATTCTGTTCCAAGCACACCGGAAGAGTCTGCGGGGCCTCAGCTTCCTTCAAGTACTACTGTTGCGAATGATGAGAGCACCTCAGTTCGTCGCGACACGTCTGAGCAGGAAGCCGCGGAAGGCACTCAGGCTACTATTGGCGGTGCTGAGCAAGAGAGACAACTGAAGGACCATGAAACTGATGATGCAGAGAGTGAGGGAGGCCATGctgcagcagaagaagaagacgaagaagccCGTCGTGCGGCACTAAGGGAACGGATGGCCAAACTGGCAGGTGCTGGCAGAATGGGAATGCCAGGGTCTTTTAATCCATTTGGAATACCCATTGCACCTCCTGAGGCAACTGCGGcgaagaccaagaagccaGAAGAAACATCGAAAGGTGATAAAGAGGTTTCCAATCTCCCTCGTGCAGTTCCTGTAATGCCCTTCGCCGATCCAAATGCGCTTCCAAtgttcaaaaataaagcaCTAGATACCTCCGAGAAAGAGGCTTTATCTGACTCAAGCGAGGTTCCAAAAGAGTCAGCTGGTATATCTGATCCGAGAGACGAAGAGAACGATCAAGGTTCCGGGCACGTAGTTGAAGAGGTTATATCCAAAAATGGAGCCTCCAAGTCTGCTCACGAGTATGCAAAGCTCGCGGcccctcctcctcctcttgACACTCCAGGAATGGAGGCCGACgctgaggaagaagcagggATGGTCGAAAATAACTACTTTGGAAAGGACGCTAGGCACACCACCGTGCAGCCAACCCAAAGCGAGACTGCCACCCCTGTAAAGTCTCAAACCCCTACCCAGTCCCCACCTATTGAAATGAATCgttcaaactcaaagagcGATCTTGCCTCAGACTCAGACGGCTACTTATCGTCTGTCGAAGACATTTCCGAGACCGGCCCCAAGTTCCCTAAGGATATTCCTCATCTGTCTAAGCATGCAGTAAAAAACGCCTTTTCTTCTACCCGGAGTTTGAGCTCGGGTATTGAGTCAACAGGCGATGGCACTGAGGCTAACCTAGGCCAGAACAAAGAAGGCGGCTTTGATGTCGTGAAAGCAGCGCAGGACACCCGCCTTGATACGGCGACTCTCAACGAATATGTCCCTCCACACTCGAATTATTTGACAAATCAGCATGGTGAGGCAAACATCAGAGCGCCACCTGTTCCTTCTGCGCCGCCCGTACCTTTGAGACCTTCTGTGGATCGAGTGTTACCTACGGATGGTGATGGCGAACGGCCTTCAGAAGCTTTCGGGGCCTCCACAAGCCGAGAAGCGCCACCTGTTCCTACCGGTGGAAGCGCGCCACCCATTCCAGTCGAGAAAAGAGCGCCACCAGTTCCGCCTGTTGGAGGTGTGCCACCCATCCCTCTCGAGAAAAGTACACCTCAAATTCCTTCCAGCAGAGGTGCCCCGCAAGTTCCCACCGACAAAGGGGTACCACCAATCCCTACTAACAAAGGAGCACCCCCCGTTCCAACTGGCAAGCAGCCTCTGCCCATTCCTTCAGAGCCTATAAGCAGGAGCACGCAGCACTCAGCTACTGATAGGGGCCATCCGGATGTGCCTCCTGTGCCCTCAGTCCCTCATGCGGTTAACCCCATACCGTCTGAAAACCTTACTGAGAGTAATTCGAAGATCGGGAGCATCTCCTCCGAAGCAGACACGCCTAATCAGTTTGCCAGCTCAACACAAAAGACACCTAAAGAGGCGCCACCTCCACCTCCTCCAATAGCCACGAAGAACGAAAACATTCTCGAGGAGGGTCCGAAGTctccaccaccaccacccCCTCCCTCGGTATCTCAGCCAAGCCGTCGTCACAATAGCGTCTCCTCTGTTGGTAGAGAAAAGCGTAATAGTGGGATTCCTGAGGTACCACGGAATATCCCTCCCATCCCTGTTGCCACTGCTTCACATGCGCCACCCTCGTCTGCTCCGTCTCCATCAAAGAGTATCCCCGagtccttcaaaaacacagaGCACTCGGTGCCGTCGTCCCAGGCACCCTCTGGTCCTGCTGGGAAAGAAATGAAGAGATCTCAAACATTTGAAGCCAATCTTGAGAACCAGAGGCCATGCATCAAGTTCGATGCGGCAGAAGAGTGGTGGCTGACAAAATCTATACCAGCTGGTTTGATTGGAAACAACCGTCTCAAATACTTGTGGGAAATGGACGAGAATCGCATAGAGAAGAGAGGCAAGGAGCAGTGGGTTATGAGAGACTTTTACTTTCTCTTCGAGGACTACTCTCAACTGCATGTTACCGTTACTTTCAATGAGGCAAACCCTCAATTAAGTGTGAAGTTTTGGGAGGAATTTATCCCCCGCCCCTCAGCGGGCCACGACTTGGAGAAATTCGCCTCGAAAATTGGctacaaaatttttgagcaagcAAACCAGCTAATCAACACGTCTTCTCGTAACTTCGTCCCTAAACTCATCGAAGGTTCGCGTGAGCCTGCCATTCCCCCTATTGCATCCAGAACTTTCGGAGTTCCGCTATTGACATACTCGCCTGAATCCACATTGGACGAagatgctttgaagttgaTAAGACCTGGTGATATTTTGGCTGTCCGTAGAGGCAAGTTCCAATCGCATGGCAAGTTGTTGCAAAAGACAACCCACGAAATTGGAATGGATGCTGTCCCCTTCGCCGGTGTTATTACCGAATACGATTTCTCAAAGCACAAATTTAGGGTGATAGAAGAGCACAACGGCAAAATAAAGCAATCAAGCTATCGCGTTCACGATATGAAGAGCGGTAAGCTCAAAGTGTACAGGGTTGTTGGCAGAAGTTACGTAGGCTGGTAA